One Coccinella septempunctata chromosome 1, icCocSept1.1, whole genome shotgun sequence DNA window includes the following coding sequences:
- the LOC123322413 gene encoding keratin, type I cytoskeletal 9-like — protein sequence MMNLRLITLSAALVGTVICDCYGDSGGVHHINNCTGTFYGGSGGTYYFTNGPGKFIAGSGGSYCGDAGGDEFTAGSGGDYHFCSTKGKHQQGTGVVTGGSAGVYYLPPGYGTVTGASGGAYYGDAGGKGMVGSSGGAFIVKCPCNQ from the exons ATGATGAACCTACGT ttgataACTCTGTCTGCAGCATTGGTAGGGACTGTAATTTGTGACTGCTACGGAGATAGTGGTGGTGttcatcatataaataattGCACCGGAACCTTTTATGGTGGTAGTGGAGGTACTTACTATTTCACCAATGGCCCAGGAAAATTTATCGCTGGTAGCGGTGGTTCCTACTGCGGCGATGCTGGGGGAGATGAATTTACTGCTGGTAGTGGTGGTGATTATCATTTTTGTTCAACCAAAGGTAAACATCAACAGGGCACAGGAGTTGTGACAGGAGGTAGTGCAGGTGTGTACTATTTACCTCCCGGTTATGGAACAGTAACTGGAGCAAGTGGTGGGGCTTACTATGGAGATGCTGGTGGAAAAGGAATGGTTGGAAGTTCTGGAGGGGCATTCATTGTTAAATGTCCTTGCAACCAATAA
- the LOC123322407 gene encoding keratin, type I cytoskeletal 9-like has translation MIHLIMITVSAALVGTVFCDCKGESSGVHRINNCKGTLYGGSGGVYYITNGPGKFVAGSGGSYYGDAGGEEFTAGSGGDYHFSSTKGKHREGTGVVTGGSGGVYYLPHGYGTVTGASGGVYYGDAGGKGMINSSGGQFIVRSSGDK, from the exons ATGATCCACCTAATT aTGATAACTGTGTCTGCCGCATTGGTAGGCACGGTATTTTGTGATTGCAAAGGAGAAAGTAGTGGTGTTCATCGTATAAATAATTGTAAAGGGACTCTTTATGGTGGTAGTGGTGGCGTTTACTATATAACTAATGGCCCAGGAAAATTTGTCGCTGGTAGCGGTGGCTCCTACTACGGCGATGCTGGTGGAGAAGAATTTACTGCTGGTAGTGGTGGTGATTATCATTTTTCTTCAACCAAAGGAAAGCATCGAGAGGGCACAGGAGTTGTGACGGGAGGTAGTGGTGGAGTATACTATTTACCTCATGGCTACGGAACAGTGACTGGAGCTAGTGGCGGTGTTTACTATGGAGATGCTGGTGGAAAAGGAATGATTAATAGTTCTGGAGGGCAATTCATTGTGAGATCTTCTGGCGACAAATAA